The proteins below come from a single Caulobacter flavus genomic window:
- a CDS encoding YggT family protein — protein sequence MAPLIYFVFFILNALLELLKWAVIISAIISWLVAFDVINLRNNAVYQISRFLDAVTRPLLAPLRRVIPPLGGVDITPIILLLVIVGVQNFLLFPLRNTLLGILG from the coding sequence ATGGCCCCGCTGATCTATTTCGTCTTCTTCATCCTCAACGCCCTGCTGGAGCTGCTCAAGTGGGCGGTGATCATCAGCGCGATCATCAGCTGGCTGGTGGCCTTCGACGTCATCAACCTGCGCAACAACGCCGTCTACCAGATCAGCCGCTTCCTCGACGCGGTGACGCGGCCGCTGCTGGCCCCGCTGCGCCGGGTGATCCCGCCGCTGGGCGGCGTCGACATCACCCCGATCATCCTGCTGCTGGTGATCGTCGGCGTGCAGAACTTCCTGCTGTTCCCGCTGCGCAACACGCTGCTGGGCATCCTCGGCTGA
- a CDS encoding very short patch repair endonuclease, with protein MTPPTTDVFDPAKRSAVMARVKSKDTKPEKTLRRLLTALGARYRLHRKDLPGSPDVAMPGRRLVFFVHGCFWHGHDCPRGARVPQANRDYWLAKVARNKARDARAAADLAQAGWRVETIWECQMKDEAALVERLKSNLSQGERGRPAP; from the coding sequence ATGACCCCGCCGACCACCGACGTCTTCGACCCGGCCAAGCGTTCGGCCGTGATGGCCCGGGTGAAGAGCAAGGACACCAAGCCCGAAAAGACCCTGCGGCGGCTGCTGACCGCCCTGGGCGCGCGCTATCGCCTGCACCGCAAGGACCTGCCCGGCTCGCCCGACGTGGCGATGCCCGGCCGCCGGCTCGTCTTCTTCGTGCATGGCTGCTTCTGGCACGGCCACGACTGCCCGCGCGGGGCGCGCGTCCCCCAGGCCAACCGCGACTACTGGCTGGCCAAGGTGGCCAGGAACAAGGCCCGCGACGCCCGCGCCGCGGCCGACCTCGCCCAGGCCGGCTGGCGGGTGGAGACGATCTGGGAATGCCAGATGAAGGACGAGGCCGCGCTGGTGGAGCGGCTCAAATCCAACCTCTCCCAAGGGGAGAGGGGGCGGCCCGCGCCGTAG
- a CDS encoding DUF167 family protein has product MKPAVLAVRLTPRGGRDAIDGWAADADGRPYLKARVSAPPVEGEANAALVALLAKRLGLSRSAVRVTSGATARLKRLEIEGLSPEDLDRLLGRS; this is encoded by the coding sequence GTGAAGCCCGCCGTCCTGGCCGTGCGCCTGACGCCGCGCGGTGGGCGCGACGCGATCGACGGCTGGGCGGCCGACGCCGACGGCCGGCCCTATCTGAAGGCGCGGGTCAGCGCTCCACCGGTCGAGGGCGAGGCCAACGCCGCCCTCGTCGCCTTGCTGGCCAAGCGCCTTGGCCTGTCGCGCTCGGCCGTCCGCGTGACGAGCGGCGCGACCGCCCGCCTCAAGCGGCTGGAGATCGAAGGCCTGTCGCCCGAGGATCTCGACCGCCTGCTCGGCCGCTCCTGA
- a CDS encoding response regulator: MRILFVEDDAMNRRVVRDMLSVAGLDLAEAPEAETGLRMIEDNDYDLILMDLRMPGMDGLTAIRAIRARDDAKATLPIVVVTADMASDIRHQCLTAGADDVMMKPVAMENLFDTIGRAIAGRGDQTLL; the protein is encoded by the coding sequence TTGCGGATTTTGTTCGTCGAAGACGATGCCATGAACCGCCGTGTGGTGCGGGACATGCTGTCGGTGGCGGGACTAGATCTGGCTGAGGCTCCCGAAGCCGAGACCGGTCTTCGCATGATCGAAGACAATGATTACGACCTGATCCTGATGGATTTACGGATGCCAGGCATGGACGGGTTGACCGCCATCCGCGCGATCCGCGCGCGCGACGACGCCAAGGCCACGCTACCGATCGTCGTCGTCACGGCCGACATGGCCTCGGACATTCGTCACCAATGCCTGACCGCAGGCGCCGACGACGTCATGATGAAGCCGGTCGCGATGGAAAACCTGTTCGACACGATCGGCAGAGCCATCGCCGGACGTGGCGACCAGACGCTGCTCTAG
- a CDS encoding ShlB/FhaC/HecB family hemolysin secretion/activation protein, which translates to MGHLISNAKRLIADIACGRLCACLLSAVLATISISTPALAQQQPPPKAPSSERFVLTGLTIDGVSAYPLKQLAPLYSYYLAREVAMEDLVKIAQAITDKYRADGYFLSRAVVPPQVPGGHARIRVYEGYIDQVEVTGDAAPAVEALLDGVSGRRPLRLADLERRLTLARDLPGVRPSSRIEPNLDDPARHKLVVVAGLKRWTGSIYIDNRGARTLGPVQANVRLARNGVVTAGDQLALSVLTVPNDPGEYAQADLAYGAPLAGETRLRVGASASRSRQGSAPQNNTVGTESQAVSLRLAHPIVRDRKTAVWAAVALDGRHVEQSYRNGGAYSDDLRVVRASVQADSGTSRSSVSGYAQVSRGLQVLGATRTPSRNHSRFDADGGFWKVNVGASHYRDLGKRMGVYVSADAQWSPNHLLLSEEFAPGGLPYGRAYNYAEISGDSGAGAMAELRYGFAPKKAGPVSFVQAYAFVDGAKVWNTASAYSLRSAAFSSAGGGLRVTVNNKITARVEAAKPLTRTPYETGDKDWRVFAAVSASF; encoded by the coding sequence GTGGGACATCTTATATCAAATGCTAAACGTCTGATAGCCGACATAGCCTGCGGTAGGTTGTGCGCCTGCTTGCTCTCGGCTGTTCTTGCGACGATCAGTATTTCTACGCCGGCCCTTGCCCAGCAGCAGCCGCCTCCGAAAGCCCCGTCCAGCGAACGTTTCGTCCTGACGGGCCTGACCATTGATGGCGTGAGCGCTTACCCGCTGAAGCAGTTGGCGCCGCTCTACTCCTACTATCTGGCCCGTGAAGTCGCCATGGAAGATCTGGTCAAGATCGCCCAGGCTATCACCGACAAGTACCGCGCCGACGGTTATTTCCTGTCGCGCGCTGTCGTGCCGCCGCAAGTCCCGGGCGGTCACGCCCGTATCCGCGTCTACGAAGGCTATATCGACCAGGTCGAAGTCACGGGCGACGCGGCCCCGGCCGTGGAGGCCTTGCTGGACGGAGTGTCGGGCCGACGCCCCCTGCGCCTCGCAGACCTAGAGCGGCGCCTGACCTTGGCGCGCGATCTCCCCGGCGTGCGGCCGAGCTCGCGCATCGAACCCAATCTCGACGACCCCGCCCGGCATAAGCTGGTCGTCGTCGCCGGCCTCAAGCGCTGGACGGGCAGCATCTACATCGACAACCGTGGCGCTCGGACGCTGGGGCCGGTGCAGGCCAATGTCCGCCTGGCCCGCAACGGCGTCGTCACCGCGGGTGACCAACTGGCCCTGTCGGTGCTGACCGTGCCCAATGATCCGGGCGAGTATGCCCAGGCTGACCTGGCCTACGGAGCGCCGCTGGCTGGCGAGACACGCCTTCGCGTCGGCGCCTCGGCATCACGGTCGCGCCAAGGCAGCGCGCCTCAGAACAACACCGTCGGCACCGAGAGCCAAGCCGTAAGCCTGCGCCTGGCCCACCCGATCGTCCGCGACCGCAAAACTGCTGTCTGGGCCGCGGTAGCGCTCGACGGGCGGCATGTTGAACAGTCATACCGTAATGGCGGGGCCTATAGTGATGACCTGCGTGTGGTCCGCGCTTCGGTTCAGGCCGACAGCGGCACGAGCCGCAGTTCGGTCAGCGGGTATGCCCAGGTGTCGCGAGGCCTCCAGGTCCTGGGCGCCACCCGCACCCCGAGCCGCAACCATTCGCGCTTCGACGCCGACGGAGGCTTCTGGAAGGTCAATGTCGGCGCCAGCCACTATCGCGACCTGGGCAAGCGCATGGGCGTCTACGTCTCGGCCGACGCCCAGTGGAGCCCCAACCACCTGCTGCTGTCCGAAGAGTTCGCCCCCGGCGGCCTGCCTTACGGTCGGGCTTACAACTACGCGGAAATCTCGGGAGACAGCGGCGCCGGGGCCATGGCCGAGCTGCGGTATGGCTTCGCGCCGAAGAAGGCTGGACCGGTCAGCTTCGTTCAAGCCTACGCCTTCGTCGACGGAGCGAAGGTCTGGAACACCGCTTCGGCCTACAGCCTCCGCTCGGCGGCCTTCTCGTCCGCTGGCGGCGGGCTGAGGGTAACGGTGAACAACAAGATCACCGCGCGCGTCGAGGCGGCGAAGCCCCTGACCCGGACGCCCTACGAGACCGGCGACAAGGACTGGCGCGTCTTCGCTGCGGTCTCGGCGTCGTTCTGA
- a CDS encoding putative bifunctional diguanylate cyclase/phosphodiesterase, with amino-acid sequence MFNQIATRLETATRGEQASSSVVSSASAGGSYVAAMAVKGLGRLRRELGSSVADHILGQTAQRLKALVPQSRTGRVGRAGLEFAFEAVDDLEAEALLSELEATLERRLHVDGQVFDLEVVIGFASRALHGDHVADCAADALIEAQAQGRGVLLYREADLQKAAEISAMLRDLRAALADDDLSLVYQPKLHVPSQTILSVEALLRWRHSSKGWISPEVFIGLAEQTGLIADITRWVVRRALRDQTWLVEAGNSVTVYLNLSGRLLADAAFCAWILETVREFDHCALGFEITETAVIDDPEHALANLQVLVDAGLKIAIDDYGSGLSSLAYLKQMPAHELKIDKMFISTLTSSHRDPLLVRSTIDVAHALGMEVTAEGVETAGALALLRVMGCDHIQGYLVAKPLELSALSDLLGDKDFGASFARASSPFKLPVKSSGRGMAG; translated from the coding sequence GTGTTCAATCAGATAGCCACGCGCCTGGAGACGGCCACTCGCGGCGAGCAAGCTTCTTCATCGGTTGTCAGTTCAGCAAGTGCCGGCGGTAGTTATGTCGCGGCCATGGCGGTCAAGGGCCTGGGCCGCCTACGACGCGAGCTGGGTTCGTCCGTGGCGGACCATATTCTCGGACAGACTGCTCAGCGGCTGAAAGCGCTTGTGCCGCAGTCCAGGACTGGCCGGGTTGGCCGCGCCGGCTTGGAATTTGCCTTCGAGGCTGTCGACGACCTCGAAGCTGAGGCCCTGCTGTCCGAGCTCGAAGCCACACTGGAGCGGCGGTTGCATGTTGACGGACAGGTGTTCGACCTGGAGGTCGTCATCGGCTTTGCGAGTAGAGCGCTCCACGGCGACCATGTCGCTGACTGCGCCGCCGACGCGCTGATTGAAGCTCAGGCTCAAGGTCGCGGGGTCCTACTCTACCGGGAAGCGGACCTTCAAAAGGCCGCCGAGATCAGCGCCATGTTGCGCGATCTTCGCGCGGCCCTGGCGGACGACGACTTATCGCTTGTCTATCAGCCCAAGCTGCACGTCCCATCACAGACGATCCTTTCCGTCGAGGCCCTGCTGCGGTGGCGTCATTCATCGAAAGGCTGGATATCGCCTGAGGTATTCATCGGTCTAGCCGAGCAAACCGGCCTGATCGCCGACATCACCCGGTGGGTCGTGCGTCGGGCGCTGCGGGACCAGACCTGGCTGGTTGAGGCCGGTAATTCGGTCACCGTTTATCTGAACCTTTCGGGTCGCCTCCTCGCGGATGCTGCATTCTGCGCCTGGATCTTGGAGACTGTGCGCGAGTTCGATCACTGCGCGCTGGGCTTTGAGATCACCGAGACCGCCGTAATCGACGACCCAGAGCACGCTTTAGCGAACCTGCAAGTCTTGGTTGACGCAGGGCTGAAGATTGCCATCGACGACTACGGCTCAGGCCTGTCGTCGCTGGCCTATTTGAAGCAGATGCCCGCCCACGAGCTGAAGATCGACAAGATGTTCATCTCAACTCTGACGTCCAGCCACCGCGATCCGCTGTTGGTCCGCTCGACCATCGACGTTGCTCATGCGCTGGGCATGGAGGTGACGGCTGAGGGGGTCGAGACGGCCGGAGCTCTAGCCCTGCTTCGGGTCATGGGATGCGATCACATCCAAGGCTATCTCGTCGCCAAGCCGCTGGAGCTTTCGGCGCTCAGCGATCTGTTAGGCGACAAGGATTTCGGCGCGTCGTTTGCCCGTGCCTCCTCGCCGTTCAAGCTTCCGGTCAAGTCGTCCGGGCGCGGTATGGCCGGCTAA
- a CDS encoding ATP-binding protein produces the protein MSARTSNVKDRQAAIIHAAAARRGNVYLRLVATVAMALILHVFVGMAWVWLWAAAYTLAQLFELWLFRRLTADPARFLAGWRRWALAIMPAVTSTIFGALALPLFASHQRFAPTLGGLLLAGALLNVIVVNVSLRSATLAAALPHVIYLLIVPFIGRAANPDSPLANALWFGVLLLILSVAVAARTLEAALRAEEAAKAEAERRRHEAEEAVAAKSAFVAMISHELRTPISAILAGAARLHSEAPEPSAKVHAQLIADAGGMMRTLLNDLLDFSRLEAGRMAVERAPYDLRQALADTLRLWRPEVQKKGLRLRIEGAAGLPRWVAGDALRLRQVLNNLLSNAIKFTERGEIAVFLAAHRQGEGWTLEIGIVDTGRGIEPEALPRLFTPFDQLTAEVVRRHGGSGLGLVISRELARLMGGDITVTSEGLGKGATLRLTVRVDEAQAPQEAASAASIAGTRVLVVDDHVVNRRAVELVLQTFGVAPVLAESGERALELLGAGAFDVVLMDVYMPGLGGRETTRILRAEPGPNQQVPVIAVTASSTSKDWDACRTAGMDAHVAKPIDPAQLHAALVEVLASPPARTAAA, from the coding sequence ATGAGCGCACGGACCAGTAACGTCAAGGATCGGCAAGCGGCGATCATCCACGCCGCCGCGGCGCGGCGGGGCAACGTCTATCTGCGCCTGGTCGCCACCGTCGCCATGGCGCTCATCCTGCACGTGTTCGTCGGCATGGCCTGGGTGTGGCTGTGGGCGGCCGCCTACACCCTGGCCCAGCTTTTCGAGCTGTGGCTGTTCCGCCGGCTGACCGCCGATCCCGCGCGCTTCCTGGCCGGGTGGCGGCGCTGGGCGCTGGCGATCATGCCGGCGGTCACCTCGACCATCTTCGGGGCTCTGGCCCTGCCGCTGTTCGCATCGCATCAGCGCTTCGCCCCCACCCTGGGCGGACTGCTGCTGGCCGGGGCCCTGCTCAACGTCATCGTCGTCAATGTCAGCCTGCGCTCGGCGACCCTGGCCGCGGCGCTGCCGCACGTGATCTACCTGCTGATCGTGCCGTTCATCGGCCGGGCGGCCAATCCGGACTCGCCGCTGGCCAACGCCCTGTGGTTCGGAGTTCTTCTGCTGATCCTGTCGGTCGCCGTCGCCGCCCGCACCCTGGAGGCCGCGCTGCGGGCCGAGGAAGCCGCCAAGGCCGAGGCCGAGCGCCGCCGCCACGAGGCCGAGGAGGCCGTGGCCGCCAAGAGCGCCTTCGTGGCCATGATCAGCCACGAGCTGCGCACCCCGATCAGCGCCATCCTGGCCGGCGCGGCCCGCCTGCACAGCGAGGCGCCCGAGCCCAGCGCAAAGGTCCACGCCCAGCTGATCGCCGACGCCGGCGGCATGATGCGCACCCTGCTCAACGACCTTCTGGACTTCTCGCGGCTGGAGGCCGGCCGGATGGCCGTCGAGCGCGCGCCCTACGACCTGCGCCAGGCCCTGGCCGACACCCTGCGGCTGTGGCGGCCTGAGGTGCAGAAGAAGGGCCTGCGCCTGCGCATAGAAGGCGCCGCGGGCCTGCCGCGCTGGGTGGCCGGCGATGCCTTGCGCCTGCGCCAGGTGCTCAACAACCTGCTGTCCAACGCCATCAAGTTCACCGAGCGCGGCGAGATCGCCGTCTTCCTGGCCGCTCACCGCCAGGGCGAGGGCTGGACGCTGGAGATCGGCATCGTCGACACCGGCCGCGGCATCGAGCCCGAGGCCCTGCCGCGCCTGTTCACCCCCTTCGACCAGCTGACCGCAGAGGTCGTGCGCCGGCACGGCGGCTCGGGGCTGGGCCTGGTGATCAGCCGCGAGCTGGCCCGGCTGATGGGCGGCGACATCACCGTGACCAGCGAGGGCCTGGGCAAGGGCGCCACGCTGCGCCTGACCGTCCGGGTCGACGAGGCCCAGGCTCCGCAGGAGGCGGCAAGCGCGGCCTCGATCGCCGGAACCCGGGTGCTGGTGGTCGACGACCACGTGGTCAACCGCCGCGCCGTCGAGCTGGTGCTGCAGACCTTCGGCGTGGCGCCGGTGCTGGCCGAGTCCGGCGAGCGGGCCCTGGAGTTGCTGGGCGCGGGCGCCTTCGACGTGGTGCTGATGGACGTCTACATGCCCGGCCTGGGCGGGCGCGAGACCACTCGCATCCTGCGCGCCGAGCCCGGCCCCAACCAGCAGGTCCCGGTGATCGCGGTCACCGCCTCCTCCACCTCCAAGGACTGGGACGCCTGCCGCACCGCCGGCATGGACGCCCATGTCGCCAAGCCGATCGACCCGGCCCAGCTGCACGCGGCCCTGGTCGAGGTGCTGGCGAGCCCGCCGGCCCGCACGGCGGCGGCGTAG